A window of the Lolium perenne isolate Kyuss_39 chromosome 7, Kyuss_2.0, whole genome shotgun sequence genome harbors these coding sequences:
- the LOC127315141 gene encoding uncharacterized protein produces MEASIQPPTVDAAATTAATIYPTWVLLEKEAYYKDCDNATTAEAMTSTDHIVKVTFVLADPPAISYFCVHGPKLEHKDFLFAPRVVFSYKDLVLLRFALRPRSTVRESHPVQYLVYKAVHGKPLLTPIPTSHRPNNATSHPSILPFEDEDGNFLVADLAMTSTAGHYLLHIFSSKTKEWTTRPLELQASPATTDDLPSLAHKVIALGAGTIGWIDLWRGIVICNVFDSDPVLRFIPLPKPEFNFHLKGDPQQIRDVTCCNGFIKFIEMEHYPRPASVYSNNKRNCKTTKDLDSEDVLYDSELFFHSLVGLESPTTFPITWKIRTCYRNISWNLWCKGHTVHVDDILVHKPSYYMMLPELWDDSAGKFTLRNLTAVCPTLGIHGGDVVYLVSKVGIYDKDAWVIGVDLQKKTVEVLEPYCAARSSLHQTAFLACTFSGYLNATPRSSPPEDACGQHDPLNGHLSPGNMIQNNLRPGNMIQNNLFFLRNTVQT; encoded by the exons ATGGAGGCATCCATCCAGCCCCCCACCGTCGATGCCGCCGCAACCACCGCCGCAACCATCTACCCCACCTGGGTTCTCCTCGAGAAGGAGGCTTACTACAAGGACTGCGACAACGCCACCACCGCTGAAGCCATGACGAGCACCGACCACATCGTCAAGGTAACATTTGTTCTGGCGGACCCGCCGGCAATATCCTACTTTTGCGTCCACGGCCCTAAACTTGAGCATAAGGACTTCCTCTTCGCGCCACGGGTTGTATTCTCGTATAAAGATCTCGTTCTTCTCCGGTTCGCCCTCCGCCCTCGTAGCACCGTCCGCGAGTCTCACCCTGTCCAATACTTGGTCTACAAGGCTGTTCATGGCAAGCCGTTGCTTACACCGATCCCCACTTCTCATCGGCCTAACAATGCAACATCACATCCCAGCATCTTGCCGTTCGAGGACGAAGATGGAAATTTTCTTGTGGCAGATCTCGCGATGACATCGACCGCTGGGCACTATCTCCTCCACATCTTCTCGTCCAAGACGAAAGAGTGGACCACCAGGCCGTTGGAGTTGCAGGCATCTCCTGCCACGACAGATGACCTCCCTAGTCTAGCCCACAAGGTGATTGCTCTCGGTGCAGGTACCATAGGCTGGATTGACCTCTGGCGAGGCATTGTGATCTGCAATGTGTTTGACTCAGATCCTGTTCTCCGTTTCATCCCACTACCAAAGCCTGAATTCAACTTTCACCTGAAAGGTGACCCACAGCAAATCCGTGATGTCACATGCTGCAATGGTTTTATAAAGTTTATTGAGATGGAGCACTATCCCAGACCGGCTAGTGTTTATAGCAACAACAAAAGGAATTGCAAGACGACCAAGGATCTTGACAGCGAAGATGTCCTCTATGATTCCGAGCTCTTCTTCCACAGCCTTGTCGGTTTGGAGAGCCCCACTACTTTCCCTATTACTTGGAAGATCCGGACATGTTATAGGAACATTTCTTGGAACCTTTGGTGCAAGGGGCACACTGTTCATGTTGATGACATCTTGGTCCACAAGCCAAGTTATTACATGATGTTGCCTGAGCTGTGGGATGACAGTGCTGGCAAGTTCACATTGAGGAATCTGACAGCAGTTTGCCCGACACTCGGCATTCATGGTGGCGATGTTGTTTACCTTGTTTCCAAGGTAGGTATTTATGATAAGGACGCATGGGTGATTGGTGTAGACCTTCAAAAGAAGACAGTGGAAGTACTCGAACCATATTGTGCTGCGAGATCTAGTTTGCATCAGACGGCCTTTCTTGCCTGTACATTCTCTGGATATCTGAATGCAACTCCCAG GTCATCTCCGCCAGAAGATGCCTGTGGCCAGCATGATCCACTGAACGGTCATCTTAGTCCAGGAAATATGATTCAAAACAATCTTAGGCCGGGAAATATGATTCAAAacaatcttttttttttgagaaacacagtacaaacgtag